One Halarcobacter ebronensis genomic window carries:
- the ligA gene encoding NAD-dependent DNA ligase LigA: MTIEEYESNILKLIEWAHAYYVEDNPIATDEEYDRLARACLAYEQENPLLSHPNSPNKRVGGVVLEGFEKAAHLSRMWSQEDVFNTQELEDWINRAKKVNTNLEFMCEPKFDGASLNLIYENGVLKQAITRGDGSVGEDVTNNVKTIHSIPLQIKEKSLIEIRGEIVIRKKDFEKINEDRLKNGEPLFANPRNAASGSLRQLDPSITAQRKLYFNVWGIGQHSLDFKRMSDLMEYIYSLGFVKPPMHIITSTIEGIEELYHKIIASRDNFEMMLDGMVIKVNDIETQDELGYTVKFPRWSCAYKFPAVEKTTKVKQIIQQVGRTGVITPVAVVEPTLIEGSTVERASLHNYDEIERLGLKLNDEVIIIKSGDIIPKITKVFIERRDGSETDIKRPTSCPTCQSEVLDEGTMIKCQNLDCPSRVVNSIIYFASKNCMNIDGLGNKIVELLVKEKKISDILDIYSLKYEDLENLEGFKEKKINNLLNAIENTKGSELHRVINALGIEHIGEVASKQICLEFGLEVVNIEYDSLVALDGIGEQMANSFCEFMRVNQSLVLNLINIINPKVEQRVEASENPFKGKTVVLTGTMSRSRGDIKKELEALGAKVSSSVSKKTDYVIYGEEAGSKYDKAIELKVKAITEEEMKGMLI, from the coding sequence ATGACAATTGAAGAGTATGAATCAAATATATTAAAATTAATTGAGTGGGCACATGCTTATTATGTTGAAGATAATCCAATAGCAACAGATGAAGAGTACGACCGCCTTGCAAGAGCTTGTTTGGCTTATGAACAGGAAAATCCTTTATTATCACATCCAAACTCTCCAAATAAAAGAGTTGGAGGAGTTGTTTTAGAAGGTTTTGAAAAAGCTGCACACTTATCTAGAATGTGGTCTCAAGAAGATGTATTCAACACGCAAGAGCTTGAAGATTGGATAAATAGAGCAAAAAAAGTTAATACAAATCTGGAGTTTATGTGTGAACCAAAATTTGATGGGGCAAGTCTAAATTTAATATACGAAAATGGTGTACTAAAACAGGCAATTACAAGAGGAGATGGAAGTGTTGGAGAAGATGTTACAAACAATGTAAAAACTATTCACTCTATTCCACTTCAGATTAAAGAGAAATCTTTAATAGAGATTCGTGGTGAGATTGTAATTAGAAAAAAAGATTTTGAAAAAATAAATGAAGATAGGCTAAAAAATGGTGAACCACTCTTTGCCAATCCTAGAAATGCAGCTTCAGGAAGTTTAAGACAACTAGACCCAAGTATTACAGCACAAAGAAAACTCTATTTTAATGTATGGGGAATAGGACAACACTCTTTAGATTTTAAAAGAATGAGCGATTTAATGGAGTATATCTACTCTTTAGGTTTTGTTAAACCTCCTATGCACATAATAACTTCAACAATAGAAGGAATTGAAGAGTTATATCACAAAATTATAGCTAGCAGAGATAACTTTGAAATGATGCTTGATGGAATGGTAATTAAAGTAAATGATATAGAAACACAAGATGAACTAGGATACACAGTTAAGTTTCCTAGATGGTCATGTGCATATAAATTTCCAGCAGTAGAAAAAACTACAAAAGTTAAACAAATTATTCAACAAGTTGGAAGAACAGGTGTTATTACTCCTGTTGCTGTTGTTGAACCTACACTAATAGAGGGTTCAACAGTTGAGAGAGCAAGCTTGCATAACTATGATGAAATAGAGAGACTTGGTCTTAAATTAAATGATGAAGTTATTATTATTAAAAGTGGAGATATTATTCCAAAAATCACAAAAGTATTTATTGAAAGAAGAGATGGCTCTGAAACAGATATTAAAAGACCAACTTCATGTCCAACTTGCCAAAGTGAAGTTTTAGATGAAGGGACTATGATTAAATGCCAAAATCTAGATTGTCCAAGTAGAGTTGTAAACTCTATAATCTATTTTGCTTCTAAAAACTGTATGAATATAGATGGTCTTGGAAATAAAATTGTTGAACTTCTTGTAAAAGAGAAAAAGATCTCTGATATTTTAGATATCTACTCTTTAAAATATGAAGATTTGGAAAACCTTGAAGGATTTAAAGAGAAAAAAATAAATAACCTTCTAAATGCAATAGAAAATACAAAAGGAAGTGAACTTCACAGAGTTATAAATGCTTTAGGAATTGAGCATATTGGAGAAGTTGCTTCTAAACAAATCTGCTTAGAGTTTGGTCTTGAAGTTGTAAATATAGAGTATGACTCTTTGGTTGCCCTTGATGGAATTGGTGAGCAAATGGCTAACTCTTTTTGTGAGTTTATGAGAGTAAATCAAAGTTTAGTTCTAAATCTAATAAATATAATTAATCCAAAAGTTGAACAAAGAGTTGAAGCTTCTGAAAATCCTTTTAAAGGAAAAACTGTTGTTTTAACTGGAACTATGAGTAGAAGCAGAGGTGATATAAAAAAAGAGCTAGAAGCCTTAGGGGCAAAAGTTAGTTCCTCTGTATCTAAAAAAACTGATTATGTAATATATGGGGAAGAGGCTGGTAGTAAATATGATAAAGCTATTGAACTAAAAGTAAAAGCAATAACAGAAGAGGAGATGAAAGGGATGCTTATATAA
- a CDS encoding class I SAM-dependent methyltransferase, producing MKLQEENIPLTIDEIFIVESLNLNFKTILELGCGTAAMTQKIATNGHTREVIACDVDEIQHKKNLELDIKNIKFLLCGAQKLPIKDESIDFVFMFKSFHHVPKEYMNDALSEIKRVLKPRGMLYISEPLHMGKQNELVAMFHNEEEVRKDAFECIKDFVENEEMKLFKEFFFQTPITYKSFDDFVKRQMHNTYNEISVSDELKQKVNDKYNEFGGKELTLLKPFRVDILQKNR from the coding sequence ATGAAACTACAAGAAGAGAATATCCCATTAACAATTGACGAAATATTTATTGTAGAATCCCTGAATTTAAACTTTAAAACAATACTTGAACTTGGATGTGGTACAGCAGCAATGACTCAAAAAATTGCCACCAATGGACATACAAGAGAGGTAATTGCTTGTGATGTTGATGAGATACAACATAAAAAAAATTTAGAGCTTGATATAAAAAATATTAAATTTTTACTTTGTGGAGCACAAAAGCTTCCTATTAAAGATGAGAGTATAGATTTTGTATTTATGTTTAAATCTTTTCATCATGTGCCAAAAGAGTATATGAATGATGCATTAAGTGAAATAAAAAGAGTTTTAAAACCAAGGGGTATGCTTTATATATCAGAACCTTTGCATATGGGAAAACAAAATGAACTTGTTGCAATGTTTCATAATGAAGAAGAAGTTAGAAAAGATGCTTTTGAGTGCATAAAAGATTTTGTTGAAAATGAAGAGATGAAACTCTTTAAAGAGTTTTTCTTTCAAACACCCATTACTTATAAAAGCTTTGATGATTTTGTAAAAAGACAAATGCATAACACATATAATGAGATTAGTGTAAGTGATGAATTAAAACAAAAAGTAAATGATAAATATAATGAGTTTGGTGGAAAAGAGTTAACTTTACTAAAACCTTTTAGAGTTGATATTTTACAAAAAAACAGGTAA